The following proteins come from a genomic window of Magnetospirillum sp. WYHS-4:
- a CDS encoding outer membrane beta-barrel protein, which yields MSIKRIVLGSFLSTLVAGAAASPGQADTGIYLEGKAGVSFLDADDFENTTHVDPSIKARVNVKSESETVFGIGGAVGYNWKPRHNVPLRADVEYMYRTALDYSPNPTFINAATPTRTDADMNSHSLLLNGYWDIGSWQGFTPFVGAGFGMAFNRTDTDGTVIASGLKENYTNTNMDFAWTVGGGVSYAISPKWTLGLSYRYLDLGEAAFGDPSATDAELTAQNVSTHEVLLGLRYQF from the coding sequence GTGAGCATCAAGCGGATTGTCCTCGGCAGCTTTCTGTCGACTCTTGTCGCCGGGGCGGCGGCGTCGCCCGGGCAGGCCGATACCGGCATCTATCTGGAAGGCAAGGCAGGGGTCTCCTTCCTCGATGCCGACGATTTCGAGAATACCACTCATGTGGACCCCTCCATCAAGGCCCGGGTGAACGTCAAGAGCGAAAGCGAGACGGTGTTCGGCATCGGCGGGGCCGTCGGGTACAACTGGAAGCCGCGCCACAACGTTCCGCTCAGGGCGGACGTGGAATACATGTACCGCACGGCTCTCGACTACAGCCCCAATCCCACCTTTATCAATGCGGCGACTCCGACCCGGACCGACGCGGATATGAACAGCCATTCCCTGCTGCTCAACGGGTATTGGGATATCGGGTCCTGGCAGGGGTTCACCCCGTTCGTCGGGGCCGGGTTCGGCATGGCCTTCAATCGTACCGACACCGACGGCACGGTGATCGCGTCCGGGCTCAAGGAGAACTACACCAATACCAATATGGATTTCGCCTGGACCGTCGGGGGCGGCGTCAGCTACGCCATCTCGCCCAAGTGGACGCTGGGGCTGTCCTACCGCTACCTCGACCTGGGCGAAGCGGCGTTCGGCGATCCCAGCGCCACCGACGCGGAACTGA